From one Camarhynchus parvulus chromosome 25, STF_HiC, whole genome shotgun sequence genomic stretch:
- the RIT1 gene encoding GTP-binding protein Rit1, with amino-acid sequence MDPGARPGGGGVPGQSREYKLVMLGAGGVGKSAMTMQFISHRFPEDHDPTIEDAYKIRIRIDDEPANLDILDTAGQAEFTAMRDQYMRAGEGFIICYSITDRRSFHEVREFKQLIYRVRRTDDTPVVLVGNKSDLTQLRQVSKEEGSALAREFSCPFFETSAAFRYYIDDVFHALVREIRRKEKEAVMAMEKKSKPKSSVWKRLKSPFRRKKDSVT; translated from the exons ATGGATCCCGGAGCCcgcccgggcggcggcggcgtcCCGGGGCAGTCCCGCGAGTACAAACTGGTGATGCTGGGCGCGGGAGGCGTCGGCAAGAGCG CCATGACCATGCAGTTCATCAGTCACCGCTTCCCAGAGGATCACGATCCCACCATCG AGGATGCCTATAAAATCCGGATCCGCATCGATGACGAGCCTGCCAACCTGGATATTTtggacacagcaggacag GCAGAGTTCACAGCCATGAGGGACCAGTACATGAGGGCAGGAGAAGGTTTCATCATCTGCTACTCCATCACGGACCGGCGCAGCTTCCACGAGGTGCGCGAGTTCAAGCAGCTCATCTACCGCGTGCGCCGCACCGACGACACCCCCGTGGTGCTGGTGGGCAACAAGTCTGACCTGACCCAGCTGCGCCAG GTGTCCAAGGAGGaaggctctgccctggccagggaATTCAGCTGCCCCTTCTTTGAGACGTCGGCCGCGTTCCGCTACTACATCGACGACGTGTTCCACGCGCTGGTGCGCGAGATCCGCCGCAAGGAGAAGGAGGCCGTGATGGCCATGGAGAAGAAATCCAAGCCCAAAAGCAGCGTCTGGAAAAGACTCAAGTCCCCCTTTAGGAGGAAGAAGGATTCAGTCACTTGA